The Pseudomonas eucalypticola genome has a window encoding:
- a CDS encoding McrC family protein: protein MSITLTVREYARLTTSHVAHPDLDIAQVSPTVFDWLCDLNASFSQAGAALVQVQDRRWLKLDNYVGALESPCGTRIEILPKHFEQGDCIQQSRTLLRRMIQASLNLPAREVGAASLQRFDAPLTEWVMGRFLEALDHLVKRGIRFDYHRVEEEQPYLRGQLNTVRQMRQAPSRRHQFQISHDVFLPDRPENRLLKAALGIVCKATQDPSNWRLAHELRSLFHDVPVSRDIAQDLKQWQHDRLMAHYQPVKPWVELILQQQTPLAVAGEWRGMSLLFPMERLFENYVAACLRETLASGATVSAQVSGEHLCIHRDKQVFQLRPDLVVEHNGKRWVMDTKWKRLDSEMKGKHYGLGQADFYQMFAYGHKYLGGEGDLVLIYPRRARFQDALPVFEYAPGMRLWVVPFDLELGRLVCGDAVSLPFCSSHVDGSV, encoded by the coding sequence GTGAGCATCACCCTGACGGTTCGGGAGTACGCGCGGCTGACCACCAGCCATGTCGCGCATCCCGACCTAGACATAGCCCAGGTCAGCCCAACCGTTTTTGATTGGCTCTGTGACCTTAACGCCTCGTTCAGTCAGGCAGGCGCAGCGCTGGTGCAAGTGCAGGATCGCCGCTGGCTCAAGCTGGATAACTACGTAGGAGCCCTGGAGAGCCCTTGCGGCACGCGTATCGAAATTTTGCCTAAGCATTTCGAGCAAGGCGACTGTATTCAGCAGAGTCGTACGCTGCTCCGGCGCATGATCCAGGCATCTCTAAATTTGCCCGCTCGCGAAGTAGGTGCAGCATCGTTGCAGCGCTTCGATGCCCCGTTGACAGAGTGGGTGATGGGCCGCTTCCTTGAGGCGCTGGATCACCTCGTCAAGCGCGGCATTCGGTTCGACTACCACCGTGTCGAAGAAGAACAGCCGTACCTGCGCGGCCAACTCAACACCGTCCGACAAATGCGCCAGGCGCCGAGCCGTCGCCATCAGTTCCAAATCAGTCACGACGTATTTCTGCCTGATCGTCCCGAGAATCGGCTACTTAAGGCAGCGCTGGGGATCGTCTGCAAGGCAACCCAAGATCCAAGCAACTGGCGCCTTGCTCATGAGCTTCGGTCGCTGTTCCACGATGTGCCCGTCAGCCGCGATATCGCACAGGATCTAAAGCAGTGGCAGCACGATCGCCTAATGGCGCACTACCAACCGGTGAAGCCGTGGGTTGAGTTGATTCTCCAGCAGCAGACACCTCTCGCGGTGGCGGGAGAGTGGCGAGGGATGAGCTTGCTGTTCCCGATGGAGCGGCTGTTTGAGAATTATGTCGCGGCTTGCCTGCGGGAGACGCTGGCATCAGGTGCAACCGTAAGCGCCCAGGTCAGCGGTGAGCATTTGTGCATTCATCGGGACAAGCAGGTATTTCAATTGAGGCCGGACTTGGTGGTTGAGCACAACGGGAAACGTTGGGTGATGGACACCAAATGGAAGCGTCTAGATAGCGAGATGAAAGGCAAACACTACGGACTAGGCCAAGCGGATTTTTATCAGATGTTCGCCTACGGGCATAAATACCTGGGCGGCGAGGGGGATTTGGTGTTGATCTACCCACGGCGGGCTCGGTTTCAGGATGCGCTGCCGGTGTTTGAGTACGCGCCCGGGATGAGGCTGTGGGTGGTGCCGTTTGATTTGGAGTTGGGACGGTTGGTATGCGGGGATGCGGTCTCGCTGCCGTTTTGTTCGTCGCATGTAGACGGAAGCGTTTGA
- a CDS encoding BRO-N domain-containing protein, with product MDMPTSETVSDRRPPDQPRRQSEDTCHIPLVFTRHNRPLHTLWLESQAWFSARDLGRLIGRHLESHALRKLDPDQTRTLPLLYNGEVQQTVMINESAAYMTLVHHFIPENRSLRRWLTNEVITVIRDEHAHHNAQVPSLSLLRWAQLSLSMLHWQNEPWIRLRDVPEILTHPHLAQPGSSPTLSRWRRVLARLIHR from the coding sequence ATGGACATGCCAACCAGTGAAACCGTTTCTGACCGAAGGCCCCCAGATCAACCACGGAGGCAGTCAGAAGATACGTGCCACATTCCGCTAGTCTTCACCCGCCACAACCGCCCCCTCCACACCCTCTGGCTCGAATCCCAAGCCTGGTTCTCAGCCCGCGACCTAGGCCGTCTCATTGGCCGGCACCTCGAATCTCACGCCCTGCGCAAGCTCGACCCCGACCAAACCCGCACCCTACCGCTACTCTATAACGGCGAAGTCCAGCAAACAGTGATGATCAACGAGTCAGCCGCCTACATGACTCTAGTCCACCATTTCATCCCCGAGAACCGTAGCCTCAGACGCTGGCTCACCAATGAAGTCATCACTGTCATCCGCGACGAGCACGCCCACCACAACGCTCAAGTTCCAAGCCTCAGCCTTCTTCGCTGGGCACAGCTTTCATTGAGCATGCTGCACTGGCAAAACGAACCTTGGATTCGGTTACGTGACGTTCCAGAGATCCTGACGCATCCGCATCTCGCGCAGCCTGGCTCAAGTCCAACGCTATCACGTTGGCGGCGGGTGCTTGCCAGGTTGATTCACCGCTAG